One segment of Lytechinus variegatus isolate NC3 chromosome 13, Lvar_3.0, whole genome shotgun sequence DNA contains the following:
- the LOC121426147 gene encoding ORM1-like protein 3 — MKLEKSPSSASLTNGDAADKPSTYHSWLHSRGVLFSYVVGVYGMHLFLLSLPFLSVSTVWTLTTVVHSVVTYFFFHHVKGSIWADSQGSERYQTQWEQIDNGEQFTSTRKLLTLVPVVLFFLASFYTKYGYYHFLVNCAALLLGVVPKLPMFHGFRLFGINKY, encoded by the exons ATGAAGCTTGAGAAGTCGCCCAGCTCAGCGAGCTTAACGAATGGTGATGCCGCAGACAAGCCCAGTACGTACCATTCTTGGTTGCACAGTAGAGGGGTGTTGTTCTCTTACGTCGTCGGTGTGTATGGCATGCACCTGTTCCTCCTCAGTCTGCCTTTCTTAAGTGTGAGCACAGTGTGGACATTGACAACTGTGGTACACAGTGTG GTGACATACTTCTTTTTTCACCATGTGAAAGGGTCCATCTGGGCAGACAGTCAAGGCAGTGAGAGATACCAAACACAATGGGAACAGATAGACAATGGAGAGCAGTTCACATCAACACGAAAACTCCTCACCTTAGTTCCTGTAGTCTT ATTCTTCCTGGCGAGTTTTTACACAAAGTACGGCTACTACCATTTCCTGGTGAACTGTGCCGCCCTCCTCCTCGGAGTCGTCCCCAAGCTCCCCATGTTTCATGGTTTCAGACTCTTTGGCATCAACAAGTACTGA